The Oncorhynchus mykiss isolate Arlee chromosome 20, USDA_OmykA_1.1, whole genome shotgun sequence genome includes a region encoding these proteins:
- the LOC110499031 gene encoding Golgi to ER traffic protein 4 homolog, translating into MMSEQEALKCSSARNRGGTQRVEGKLRASVEKGDYYEAHQMYKTLFFRYMSQAKHADARELMYNGAQLFFSYNQLNSAADLSMLVLESLEKSEATVEDEDLEHLAKLFSLMDPNSPERVAFVSRALKWSTGGSGKLGSPKLHQLLAVTLWKEQNYSESRYHFLHSSDGEGCAQMLVEYSAQRGFRSEVDMFVAQAVLQFLCLKNKNSASVVFSTYTQKHPSIEKGPPFVQPLLNFIWFLLLAVDGGKLTVFTVLCEQYQPSLKRDPMYNEYLDRIGQLFFGVPPKQSSSYGGLLGNLLNSLMGSDEEGEEAQEDGSPIELD; encoded by the exons ATGATGTCGGAGCAGGAGGCTCTGAAGTGCTCCAGCGCAAGAAACCGTGGAGGAACGCAGCGGGTTGAAGGGAAACTGCGAGCGAGTGTAGAAAAGGGAGATTACTATGAGGCTCACCAGATGTACAAAACCTTGTTTTTTAG GTATATGTCACAGGCAAAGCATGCAGATGCCAGGGAGTTGATGTACAATGGTGCCCAGCTCTTCTTCAGTTACAACCAG CTCAACAGTGCTGCAGACCTGTCAATGTTGGTGCTGGAGTCTTTGGAGAAATCAGAGGCAACGGTAGAGGACGAAGACTTAG AGCACCTGGCTAAGCTGTTCAGTTTGATGGACCCTAACTCCCCAGAGAGAGTAGCATTTGTGTCCCGCGCACTCAAGTGGTCCACAGGCGGCTCGGGGAAGCTGGGCTCCCCCAAACTGCATCAGCTCCTGGCAGTCACCTTGTGGAAAG AGCAAAACTACAGTGAGTCTCGCTACCACTTCTTGCACTCCTCTGATGGAGAGGGCTGTGCCCAGATGCTGGTGGAGTACTCAGCGCAGCGGGGCTTTCGCAGCGAGGTGGACATGTTTGTGGCGCAGGCCGTCCTACA GTTCCTCTGTCTAAAGAACAAAAACAGTGCATCTGTGGTGTTCAGCACATATACTCAGAAACACCCCTCAATAGAGAAGGGCCCTCCCTTTGTTCAGCCCTTGCTCAACTTCATCTGGTTTCTCTTGCTGGCAGTGGATGG AGGGAAATTAACAGTGTTCACAGTGCTATGTGAACAGTATCAGCCTTCCCTGAAGAGGGACCCTATGTATAATGAG TATCTCGACAGGATAGGTCAGCTTTTCTTCGGGGTGCCGCCCAAACAGTCCTCATCATATGGTGGATTGCTCG GAAACCTTTTGAACAGCCTGATGGGTtcagatgaggagggagaggaagcacAGGAGGACGGCAGCCCCATTGAGCTGGACTGA